The following proteins are encoded in a genomic region of Planococcus lenghuensis:
- the ytpR gene encoding YtpR family tRNA-binding protein, with product MNAFYNKEGVGDVLLVRLQDQAPDPLRAETSGDVTAIRDEADQLAGFNLFRASQYVPLDAQGSVELTEELLSGLQNALNQNDVDYTLEVDLTPKFVIGYVKSLDKHPNADKLSVCQVSTGDAELQIVCGAPNVAAGQKVVVAKVGAVMPSGLVIKDAELRGVASSGMICSAKELAIPDAPQEKGILVLPEDAEVGTPFPVKG from the coding sequence ATGAATGCTTTTTATAATAAAGAAGGAGTCGGGGATGTCCTGCTTGTCCGGCTTCAGGACCAAGCGCCGGATCCGCTCCGTGCAGAAACGTCAGGTGATGTAACAGCGATCAGGGATGAAGCCGATCAGCTGGCCGGTTTCAACCTGTTCCGGGCATCCCAGTATGTGCCGCTGGATGCGCAGGGGAGTGTCGAGCTTACCGAGGAACTGCTCTCCGGCCTTCAGAATGCATTGAATCAAAATGATGTGGATTATACACTTGAAGTCGATTTAACCCCGAAATTCGTTATTGGTTACGTTAAGAGTCTTGACAAACATCCGAATGCAGATAAATTGAGTGTCTGCCAAGTCAGCACAGGTGACGCGGAACTGCAAATTGTCTGCGGTGCCCCTAATGTGGCTGCGGGACAAAAAGTGGTAGTGGCCAAAGTTGGCGCCGTCATGCCTTCCGGACTGGTGATCAAGGATGCTGAATTGCGCGGTGTCGCTTCAAGCGGAATGATCTGTTCGGCAAAAGAACTTGCCATTCCCGATGCCCCGCAGGAAAAAGGAATTTTGGTACTTCCGGAAGATGCTGAAGTCGGAACACCGTTTCCGGTAAAGGGCTGA